The genomic segment cgTTTAGCACTCTCCGTATAGCAGCATGAAAATTAAAGTATATAAGGCAATGTtaacacactttaaaaaaaaatatacaaccGAAAAACATACATACAACCGAAGTGGAAAGCACTGGGTCGCTGCATTCACACACGCCGCCATCAAGGaatgaaataatatttattaCTAAAGCCTAAACGGTCACAACTGTTGATGAAATTCCACttaataattgtttttttaaaattattttaacttgTGTGTGCATGGTGTGAACGTTTCGACTGATTAAACATAGAAGAGGACTATTaccactgaaagaaaaaaaagagagttcttagtcttttttaaaaatcagaaatctgactttttactcTGAATTATGAGATTAAAATCTGAACtctaacttttttttcccctgagaATCTTGAATTTGATCTACTCTTGTGTCACATTGCAATAGGTTCTGTACTATTTTGCAGTATGCTTTACACTGTTTCTGATCCTTATGAACAGTTGGTATTATGAAGGCtaacaagagcaaaaaaaataaagtaagtCACCGAGTAATGGAACCTACCAGCCAGGTCTTATGATGCGATATTTGTTGAGCACTGACAGGTCGACCACCGTTGATCCGAGGCGGCTCTGGTCTCCTATCGGTCCACCATCCACCACCACGGCCAGGTTGGGCCAGAGCTCCTGGAACTCCTTTAGCGGCACACAGCAGCATTGAAGATGATATACTTACACGTAGTATTTATACACCTTTTTCTGAGTTGAAACAGAGGGGAATATCCTTCTGCGGAATCATCGGATGACTTATTTCTCTTAATTTTTCACTCACGTGTACTTCCACAGTGCTGGTGTGTGAGCTGATGTTGGCGCTGGTAAGTGCAAGAGGTTCCCCACACATCTGACAAAGACGCCTCATGAAGGCATGATCTGGGATACGCACACCTACAAGCTAGGGAGCACAGAGACATATAAGCAACGGCTGACTgacatttctaaataaaataatgtgctGTTTCGTTTTCTCTAGCGTTCATTTAAAGGACCTACTGAAGTAAACGGGTTGAGATCTGCGTTGAGCGCTTCAGACCTTTCGAACACCAGAGTGACGGCACCAGGCAGCAGGTCGCccagcagctcctccttcaCCTTCACCTTACAGTATCTGATGAAAGGAAtaaaaacaggctgagcagtGGTACTCAGGAAATGTGAGTGTGGTGGTGTATGCCACTGTCTGAGAAATGCATGTGCACATTGGATTGCTCTGTTGGACTGGTGTGATCTGTGTTTAGCTTTGAGCTAATATGACTAAATGCTGTTTCAACATGGCTTTCAGCCAAGAGCAAATTAGCAACTATTTTGATttgattcttttattttttcccttatTTTGAACCAAAAATGCTTCTCAGCTGTGAGGATTTTCTTCACGTTTTATTGTAGTAAACTATATATTGGATTTTGGACTGAAACAAGCAATGTCGTGACACCGGTTTGGATTTTAGGAAATTGCTGTGGGCTATTTCACCATCTTCTGATATTTAATGACAGATCTCCATAGTAACAATCACACTAAGGAATGACAAAATAACTACTGCTGGAGCCGAATACGGTCTAGAATATTCTAATTTAGCTTTCGGATGTCCTCACCATCCATATGTTTCCCCCATCCATGTACAATCTGATTCAGTCAATAAAGCTTTCACAACCATCATAGAAATGTGACATGGCTGTGTAAAATATACTTAGATCgcaaattaattaataatttctgaGGTGTTTCTGTGACAGCAGGTGTACCTGTCACTCAAAATGCAGTAGAGATCTGCCTCTAGTATGTGTGACTCCTCTGTGTGGGAGTTGTATGAAAAACAGCGGGTCTAGGAAGAAACCACTTCTAAGGGAttgaattttaaagaaaaaaaatctttaaatccAGAGACGTTAAATGAAAAATCCGCATCCAAACTGCAGCTCAATTACAGCCATCAGCTCGTAACATTCACAGTTTACCATCCACCAAACATGAGCCCAGACAAAAGTCAAACCAGACCTAAGATCGGAACACTTACTTATAAATATCTTGAATTTCTCCCACACAAATTGCCAGCGGTTTCTGTCCGTTTCTGCCTTTTATGTCATAGATTTTTCTGACCGCTTCAGAATTTTGGGCCAGACACGCCAGACCGTAGATGGTGTCTGTGGGCACAGCAACAACATGACCCTCCTTCAGAGCCGTCACCGTGCAAGTCAGGATTTCAGCACCAGCTGTTGAAAACAAAGACAGTCAATGAGACGGAATCCACAGCAGGACACACGGAACAGAACAGAAGGTGAAAAACATGAACTTCTGACTTCAATGCTCCAACTCGCACAAATTCGAGGAAAAACCCGAACCCTTGACCCCTACAATGAGGTGATGCAGTGGCTGTGCGGGCATCGTGTCGGCATTGTTTCCTTTCACTCGAGGAATGCGGATCAATACAAAGCTGTTCTGAGTAATCACCTTTCTCCTATGATGAAGCATTTCCAGTCTCCTCCAAGATGACAAAGCCTCCAGCCACGGGACACGAGGGGTCACTGAATGAAGAATGTGAATAGTAAACTGTGGCCTTTGCAGCTATCAGAAGCTCTAAACCCAATTCAACACCTATGGGAATGTTTGAACCAACGTGTTAAGACAGCAGCCTCCACCACAATGCTCAAGACACCAAATTAAGGTGCATTTTTTGGATAGAAATATGttccagagacttggagaatcaatgccAACAAAGACACTTTATCCTttcatttgtcacctgtctgtatcTCATTGTCCTGCATGTTTAGGGGCCAATttgtagcttggaaaatccaaactgaatctccatgttaggagatacaggagagtcagtttggtaTTGTGcaaattgaatcgcgtttccctcctgggacagtttggtacgaccaatcatagcacgggaggcgggagttaatgctgcgtcatcttcagcgcctggattacccataaagatgatgcggaggaggaggaggaggaggggggccaaagcgaatctttttgtggtctcttgacgttttggatggcgttagtcgttgcctcttttcacttgacgtttccgatgatgaggaggcagtggatggctcgttactttcgccttcttgccattgtttgtacagaggaaaatcccgttccaaacgtgtgagtaaatttaagcaacttttacacatacgcaccgacttggtttggctccgatttaaagttattcctaacaccgctaatcgttcggaaggagtcttttgttgcgtagccttttcaaaaataagtgttgtacttgagagtaccccatgtattcgcagatttttgtgacaaaaacagcagtaatcattcaccgcgacgctttctcggctgcatgccattgttgtttgtactacatggacttcaaggtcgatttgtttgtgcgtcacatccgtgttacgttgattggttctttctcgttcaagctgcattcgttagcccctcctttttgaaatcgtctcctatcatcacaatgccagactgcctttatttgtatttatattaatacataaataaagtcagtctggattttccaggcaagccaatttgatctcaaaggtATTCAATATTTCCACATCCTGctaacaaaacaaatattttacacaTGTTGCTTTAAACATCTAACCCACGGCATCCGAAGAGGACAACAGAATAAAATTCACATGTCAGGGTGTATATTTTCTATGACTGAGTCACTGAAAGCAATGTGTCTTGgtcataacaacaacaacagtcatGTATGCTTCTTTCATAGAGCTGtcattcaaaaaacaaaacaacagtccAATCATTTGCACACACCAGCATATCATGGCTCCAACTGCCTCCAATATGTCAGAATGTGCATCATGGATCTGTTAGGAGCTCagactaaacaaacaaaaaaagactttcaGAATTGATTGTAGTGGGATGAATGAGTGTTTTCTTCTGCTGCATCCATAAGACACTATGTGGACGCTGGATGTTCACACACAGGTTTTCtagaaaaatggcaaaatctgTTCGGTCAGAAAATGCACATGCAGCACTGCTATTTTGTGGTTAAACATCCGTTAGACACTTTCACCTCAACTGCATGCTTTTGACAGCTGTCCACAAGCTTCAGGCAGccttctggttgtatctttgaccatTACTTCTGACATAACTAGTGCAGTTAAATTAAGATCGCTGGCTGGTCGCTTAAACACAATCCACAGGCCCTTCATGGGGtataagtcaggactttggggaggaCATTAAATTTCAGCCTGATGCAGTCATTTATTTACCACTTTTGACATGTGCTTaggctcattgtcttgttgtaACACCAAACCTTCTGactattgatttttaattttcccAAAGAATGGAGGTAATCCTCATTCTTCCttatttgtgtttgtaaatGACTAGTTACAcgagaatttttttttggacaatgtgATCAGCAGTAAACTTCAGTCGATCCTTAAGTTTGATCCTTTTTCTTGCACGGCAACCTCTCAGCTCATggtgatgtaaaacacactcCACTGTTGACACTGACttctgtgttccagcagcttctaattcgcTACAGCgctgctttttggtgattttttgg from the Acanthochromis polyacanthus isolate Apoly-LR-REF ecotype Palm Island chromosome 12, KAUST_Apoly_ChrSc, whole genome shotgun sequence genome contains:
- the yrdc gene encoding yrdC domain-containing protein, mitochondrial, producing the protein MKSVLSIAAELIKSRGAHSSAAEMCKELKTKVLRLLPSTSNGPIIPQEGHTAGAEILTCTVTALKEGHVVAVPTDTIYGLACLAQNSEAVRKIYDIKGRNGQKPLAICVGEIQDIYKYCKVKVKEELLGDLLPGAVTLVFERSEALNADLNPFTSLVGVRIPDHAFMRRLCQMCGEPLALTSANISSHTSTVEVHEFQELWPNLAVVVDGGPIGDQSRLGSTVVDLSVLNKYRIIRPGCAFSSTVDVLERKYGLSEDSGQE